A segment of the Mastacembelus armatus chromosome 7, fMasArm1.2, whole genome shotgun sequence genome:
gaAGCACTTATCTTCTTATCGAGTCTAACCACTCgcttccttctctccctctctctaggCCTTTGCTCCAAAACCAAGTGAAACCTTACATTTGCACTAAAGAAGCCTGTCCACTTCCGTTCATTAAGATCCAGCAAAGGGcttcaagtgaaaaaaaaaataaattttaaatatcaAGGAATAGTATAAAATAGCAACAAGTGATACATAAGTACAAATAAGAAACTCAAAAAGGCAGCTACAGCTTCAACAAAAAGCACCCAAATCATCAACACTTGACAATACAAGCAAACATGTTTCAGCGACTGAGCAACTTGTTGTTTGGTGAAGTTGAAGAGGTGGCAGCTGAGCTGAAGGGACCCAAACCCTGTGTGACGGAGGCCGATGAGGAGGGATGGATGATCGTCAACCTGCCTGGTGAGTCTCAACCTGAGGGGATGATGTGGCATTTTAAGGCCACACCAACCTGGGAAATAGTCACATTGGTTTAGGTTTGAAGATTTAGGTAGTTGAGAATTACCTCTGTTTTTGCTTGCATGCCCATAAGTGTACAAGTAATTACGGGAATGAACAGGTGGGATGAAGAATCAGTTGCACTTACATTGGTGCTCACCCATATGGCTGCTATACCAATGGTGTTGTCTGTCAGAAGATGGAAACACCTGATTCTCTGTGAACATACATCTCCTTCCTCTTTGTTCATGACCTCAGTCATGACAAAGGCAATTACTGAGTATGAAAATTTGCTTTGGTGCCTGTTCAGAAGCCAGTCAAAAATCAAAAGCGACATAAATTACCTCTCGGCAGAGACAAGGCAAACGTTATGTCACTGGCACGATCACAGCCTTAGAGGGTCAACTCAACTAATGATGTGActcatttatgttttgtgtttctttacCCCCTCTTCTTCCCCTCCTCCAATTTTTTTAAACACCCTTACATTCCCCACACTGGTATGTGTGCGCGTGCGTATGTGCTCCTTTTAAAATGATCCCCTTCAACCTGCATGACTTTTTGAAAATTTACCATATTTGCATAATTTTTGCAACATCCTCTCTCCACCTCATCCGTCTTTATTGGCTGCTCCATCCCTTATCTCATCACTGCCATGTATTCAGAAGAGTCTGACTGCATGATGCAGGAGGAGGATGGGAGGGGAGCCCCACTAACTGCACAATCATTCTTAAACAGTAACTTATCAAATTATcaagacacacatacaagaacTGAATGCCCAGCCCCCATTTTCCACCCACCTCATAAGCGCCGTAGGACACATAAAGGTCGGGCACGAGGTGCAATAGCATCATCAGACCCCTTGTCCTGTCCCAGCCCAACAGATTTGGGTGCCACTACACCCGTGACCCTACCCAGGAGGGCCAGACTGTCCACACCCTCTTCCACCTCGTCAATGTCCCCTGGCTCTGGGAGTGAGAGTGGGGGCAGTGGGGGTAACAGTAGAGCAGGCTCAGAGAGAGGCTGCATGGATGAGAGTTGGTTTGTCACCCCTCCCCCCTGTTTCActgcagagggagccacagcCGAGGCCAGTCCAATGGAGGACCTGCTCATCGAGCACCCTagtatgtctgtgtatgtctcTCCGAGCAACTTATCCATGGTTTCCAACAGCAACCTGTCTGTTGTGGGAGAGGAAAGCATTGTGAGCCTAGCAAGCAGCATGAGGTGAGACATAGCACTCTTTACAGTAGCCACACTTTACCTTCCTGTCCTTTTTTTCACCATCAGCACGACTGCCACAACAATCACACCTTGTTTTCTCTCCCCCTTCAGCAGAGTGACTGAACCAGCTGCTGCCCCTGCTGCCCATAACATTATACCCACCAGAGTGAGCCGTGGAGCAGCTGCCCAGGCTGGTGCTCTGGCCAAGGTCACCCAAGTAGCCAGGGTCCAGCGTAGCAAAGCCCGCAGCGAGAGGCGCAATCTGGGCCGCAACCGCATGCAACGCCAAAATCGAACCAGGGAACAGGTCTCTCGTCATGCAGGCCATGCTAGAAACACCTTCCTTCACCAGCCCAGCAAGCATAACTTCTGCCACTGAACTCCCCAGCAACTGGGGCCAACGTTTACTCTGAGGGCATTCTACACACATGATGAAATATATTCACTCCcagcatatttgttttcatttctgcacaTTCTAACATATTACACTCAGATACAAGTAAAGCAGTAGCTTTTTTGTTTGGGCTTAAACTGATTTCACATGGTAGTTCTATGGCCCCTGTTGTAAACCAAGCCCTCTGAGTAGATCTTTGTAGACCTTCATTATACTTATTGCCCATAGCAGTatcaaaacaagtaaaaaaaaagtgtttgaaatatttacacAGATTATACTTgctaataacaaaaaaaaaactaactctAAAAATTCTAGCTCTATTAgtttttcttattaaaatattctccttttttcagtcttcctcaaggcattttttaaaaattcagtcATGAAATGCACcaaatattttgttaaattatttGGAGATAATTTAAATAACCACATGTACTCTGACTGGAGGAACACACTCTTCTGGTGGAAACATACAAGCCAGAATCTTTATAGTGAAAACAACTCATCATGTCTTCAATGTTCTGTTATATTAAatatcattttctttaattcaGAAGAGGTGGAAGGATGTACCGTGTGTGATGAGAGTGAGAGGAAAATCACATTTGTTTATCTCCAGGTTGGTTTGCAAATATAAAGTAATGGTCATAGGTACGAAAACATGTTCCAACAGATATGAAACAAATGTGATATTTCTCTCTTCTCATTTGGTGAAGCCTGAGAGCAAGTAGACGATGGTGAGAGTATGAGCAAAACAGACACTATGTGATGAATTCGAACTGGATAGTAATCAAAAGACTGAGGTTAACATGGAATGGTCATTGGAAAGTGTTATGTAACCCTCTGAGCAGCCTGGGAGCAAGTTTTCTAAATTCAACATCAAACTTTTATTGATAAGTGTTCAGAAAATGGCTCTTATTTTCCATAATTaaactatattttttaatgactacacagaaaagaaaaaaaaaaacaagcaaacccCAAGATCATTACAGACAAGGATGATGGACGCAGTGAAAGGATGTAGGGCCTGCCTTTGGGTTACAGGATATGGTAGGTTGTAGTAAGTGAAGAGCGGTATTGATGGTAACTCTTTGCTTTGTTGAATATTGTAAATTATTTTACAGCATCTCTCTGTGGTTTCACAAAAGAAGGCAAAGAAACCTAGTTCCTGGCAGACAAAGAGAGTACACATTCATCCCTTAAATCCAACAAATTCTTTTTTCCCCCATATGGATCACAGCATGATGCTCACTATATGTGTGGTCTGTGAACTAAAGTAAAGTGCCCAGCACACACCAGCCATGCTCATCCAGGATGTGTGCTGCGATCTTATATTATTCATATGAACACCAAAAAAGAAAGTACAATCTATTTACACATCAGTTCCTTTCATTATGAATAATCATTGACCTGCGAGAGGGCAACTGTTAGGGAAAGACTCCTTAAAGTCTGACAACCACTGTCTCCctgaaacatttaaaagctaaaatgtTACATATAGATGTGCAATTTCTTTCTCACTTCTCCATTTTTGGCTTGCTCTTTCTCATCAGTGCATCCAGCTCTAACAGTGTCCACTTAAAGATCTAGCTTACTGATATGTATTCACCGATAATAGTAAACAATGGTGCTGACGTGTATACTAATGTTTGTAAATTCTTTGAGACATGGATGTAAGTTTGCACTGTCATAAATTTGTGAGTCAAAGTTTTAGAAGCGTGCTGTGtgcttgttttggttttcttttgtgatttttttttttttttatgattcaaactgtgtgtgagaAGATGTACTGACAAGTTAAATGATAGAAAATCTTGAAAATCATGTTTAATCATCAGTTATTTTCCttgtaaatattacacagtTTATAATGCTTCGTTAGATGTCAAAGTTTCTCAGGACTTGAGTCCACAACATTGTGTCCAGTGGGACAAATGAGAACCTCCTTTGCCTCACCTCTGTGTTTATTATCTAATCAAGAGGGCATTTCAGTGGCCAAAAGTGGTGTCTTTGCCCTGACTATGGTCTTATCTTGAGATGCATCATACAAGCAGCACCAGACTCAGAGTTAATGTGCCATAGGCAAACACTGCCCTCCAGAGGGTCCACTTAGCTTAGATCTAGCTGCATGGATAATGGCGAAGATACAGTACACTGACAGGATTTTAATGCAATCTGTATTAGTGTGTTCAAAGGCCAGAATGAAAATATAGGGATTCACTCAGATTGTatggaaaatggaaatgtattgTTGG
Coding sequences within it:
- the tp53inp2b gene encoding tumor protein p53-inducible nuclear protein 2 isoform X4 is translated as MFQRLSNLLFGEVEEVAAELKGPKPCVTEADEEGWMIVNLPEGATAEASPMEDLLIEHPSMSVYVSPSNLSMVSNSNLSVVGEESIVSLASSMSRVTEPAAAPAAHNIIPTRVSRGAAAQAGALAKVTQVARVQRSKARSERRNLGRNRMQRQNRTREQVSRHAGHARNTFLHQPSKHNFCH
- the tp53inp2b gene encoding tumor protein p53-inducible nuclear protein 2 isoform X3, with amino-acid sequence MFQRLSNLLFGEVEEVAAELKGPKPCVTEADEEGWMIVNLPEESDCMMQEEDGRGAPLTAQSFLNSNLSNYQDTHTRTECPAPIFHPPHKRRRTHKGRARGAIASSDPLSCPSPTDLGATTPVTLPRRARLSTPSSTSSMSPGSGSESGGSGGNSRAGSERGCMDESWFVTPPPCFTAEGATAEASPMEDLLIEHPSMSVYVSPSNLSMVSNSNLSVVGEESIVSLASSMRVTEPAAAPAAHNIIPTRVSRGAAAQAGALAKVTQVARVQRSKARSERRNLGRNRMQRQNRTREQVSRHAGHARNTFLHQPSKHNFCH
- the tp53inp2b gene encoding tumor protein p53-inducible nuclear protein 2 isoform X2, whose amino-acid sequence is MFQRLSNLLFGEVEEVAAELKGPKPCVTEADEEGWMIVNLPESDCMMQEEDGRGAPLTAQSFLNSNLSNYQDTHTRTECPAPIFHPPHKRRRTHKGRARGAIASSDPLSCPSPTDLGATTPVTLPRRARLSTPSSTSSMSPGSGSESGGSGGNSRAGSERGCMDESWFVTPPPCFTAEGATAEASPMEDLLIEHPSMSVYVSPSNLSMVSNSNLSVVGEESIVSLASSMSRVTEPAAAPAAHNIIPTRVSRGAAAQAGALAKVTQVARVQRSKARSERRNLGRNRMQRQNRTREQVSRHAGHARNTFLHQPSKHNFCH
- the tp53inp2b gene encoding tumor protein p53-inducible nuclear protein 2 isoform X1, whose protein sequence is MFQRLSNLLFGEVEEVAAELKGPKPCVTEADEEGWMIVNLPEESDCMMQEEDGRGAPLTAQSFLNSNLSNYQDTHTRTECPAPIFHPPHKRRRTHKGRARGAIASSDPLSCPSPTDLGATTPVTLPRRARLSTPSSTSSMSPGSGSESGGSGGNSRAGSERGCMDESWFVTPPPCFTAEGATAEASPMEDLLIEHPSMSVYVSPSNLSMVSNSNLSVVGEESIVSLASSMSRVTEPAAAPAAHNIIPTRVSRGAAAQAGALAKVTQVARVQRSKARSERRNLGRNRMQRQNRTREQVSRHAGHARNTFLHQPSKHNFCH